From Natrinema amylolyticum, the proteins below share one genomic window:
- a CDS encoding XapX domain-containing protein: MSTQITILALLTGLLTGALFRFLNVPIPAPPELPGIMGIVGIYVGYKVIEYLDIGVDLLEVLGV, translated from the coding sequence ATGTCGACGCAAATCACTATCCTCGCACTGCTGACCGGGTTGCTGACGGGTGCCCTGTTCCGATTTCTCAACGTTCCGATCCCCGCACCGCCGGAACTCCCCGGAATCATGGGCATCGTCGGAATTTACGTCGGCTACAAGGTGATCGAGTATCTCGATATCGGCGTCGATCTCCTCGAGGTACTCGGCGTCTAG
- a CDS encoding FAD-binding protein, producing the protein MYEHDVIVVGAGGAGLRAAIAAHEAGADVAMVSKLHPVRSHTGAAEGGINAALQEGDDWELHAYDTMKGSDYLGDAPAVETLAKNSPEETINLEHWGMPFSREEDGRVSQRPFGGLSYPRTTYAGAETGHHLLHTMYEQVVKRGIQVYDEWYVMNLATTDEADPNDRECHGVVAYDVQSGNIEGFKANQGVVLATGGPGQAFDHTTNAVSCTGDGHAMAYRAGAPLEDMEFIQFHPTSLPSTGVLISEGVRGEGGILYNSEGERFMFEHGYANNSGELASRDVVARAELTEVQEGRGVEDEYVHLDMRHLGEERIMDRLENILHLAEDFEGVDGLVEPMPVKPGQHYAMGGIEVDENGQTCVNGLYAAGECACVSVHGGNRLGGNALPELIVFGKRAGRHAAGEDLGEPEIRTGYGDDVEDETDADLPVQPGEAGLDTAGGVAADGGVTADAEGILERTVETARQRVDRLMDKEDGVQHAEIRAKLQKAMTDYVNVFRTEEGVKKALRLIRECRQEYQDVYVDDPSRTFNTDLQQTIETRNLIDVAETIALGALVRNEFRGAHWRQENQIRDDENWLKHTLISWDEGEPSIFYRPVILEGENKTYEPKERSY; encoded by the coding sequence ATGTACGAACACGACGTTATCGTGGTCGGCGCCGGCGGCGCCGGCCTCCGGGCCGCGATCGCAGCGCACGAAGCAGGGGCGGACGTAGCGATGGTCTCGAAGCTCCACCCGGTCCGCAGCCACACCGGTGCGGCCGAAGGTGGCATCAACGCCGCCCTTCAGGAGGGCGACGACTGGGAGCTCCACGCCTACGACACGATGAAGGGGTCGGACTACCTCGGCGACGCGCCGGCGGTCGAGACCCTCGCCAAGAACTCACCCGAGGAGACCATCAATCTGGAACACTGGGGAATGCCCTTCTCCCGCGAGGAGGACGGCCGCGTCTCCCAGCGACCGTTCGGTGGCCTCTCGTACCCGCGGACCACCTACGCCGGCGCGGAGACCGGCCACCACCTGCTGCACACGATGTACGAGCAGGTCGTCAAACGGGGCATCCAGGTCTACGACGAGTGGTACGTGATGAACCTCGCGACGACCGACGAGGCCGACCCTAACGACCGCGAGTGTCACGGCGTCGTCGCATACGACGTCCAGTCCGGCAACATTGAAGGCTTCAAGGCCAATCAGGGCGTCGTCCTCGCGACCGGCGGCCCCGGCCAGGCCTTCGACCACACCACCAACGCCGTCTCCTGTACCGGCGACGGCCACGCGATGGCCTACCGCGCGGGCGCACCCCTCGAGGACATGGAGTTCATCCAGTTCCACCCCACGTCGCTGCCGTCGACGGGCGTCCTCATTTCCGAGGGTGTCCGCGGAGAAGGTGGCATCCTCTACAACAGCGAAGGCGAACGGTTCATGTTCGAGCACGGCTACGCGAACAACTCCGGCGAACTCGCCTCGCGTGACGTCGTCGCCCGCGCCGAACTGACCGAGGTCCAGGAAGGCCGCGGCGTCGAGGACGAGTACGTCCACCTCGATATGCGCCACCTCGGCGAGGAGCGCATCATGGACCGCCTCGAGAACATTCTGCACCTGGCGGAGGACTTCGAGGGCGTCGACGGGCTCGTCGAGCCGATGCCGGTCAAGCCCGGCCAGCACTACGCCATGGGCGGTATCGAGGTCGACGAGAACGGACAGACCTGCGTCAACGGCCTCTACGCCGCCGGCGAGTGTGCCTGCGTCTCGGTCCACGGCGGCAACCGACTCGGCGGGAACGCCCTGCCGGAACTGATCGTCTTCGGCAAGCGCGCCGGCCGCCACGCCGCTGGCGAGGATCTGGGCGAGCCCGAGATCCGGACCGGCTACGGCGACGACGTCGAGGACGAGACCGACGCCGACCTCCCGGTCCAGCCCGGCGAAGCGGGACTCGACACGGCCGGCGGCGTCGCCGCGGACGGCGGCGTCACGGCGGACGCCGAGGGGATCCTCGAGCGGACCGTCGAGACGGCCCGCCAGCGCGTCGACCGCCTGATGGACAAAGAGGACGGCGTCCAGCACGCCGAGATCCGCGCGAAGCTCCAGAAGGCGATGACCGACTACGTCAACGTCTTCCGGACCGAGGAGGGCGTCAAGAAGGCGCTGCGGCTCATCCGCGAGTGCCGCCAGGAGTACCAGGACGTCTACGTCGACGACCCCTCGCGGACGTTCAACACTGACCTCCAGCAGACCATCGAGACGCGGAACCTGATCGACGTCGCCGAAACGATCGCGCTCGGTGCGCTCGTGCGCAACGAGTTCCGCGGCGCTCACTGGCGACAGGAGAACCAGATCCGCGACGACGAGAACTGGCTCAAGCACACCCTCATCTCCTGGGACGAGGGCGAGCCCTCGATCTTCTACCGACCGGTCATTCTCGAGGGCGAGAACAAGACCTATGAGCCGAAAGAGCGCAGTTACTGA
- a CDS encoding succinate dehydrogenase/fumarate reductase iron-sulfur subunit yields MSTQQAEPESQEAPEDPEMKGAESPAAEEQKGGGMVDEHAEKRAELEGETVHIKVFRYDPEVEGKQEPRFDDFHVPFEKGMTVLDSVMYARDEYDSSLTFRHSCRQAVCGSDAFFVNGKQRLGCKTQISDLEQPVRIEPLPHQEVVKDLVVDMDHFYDQMHTVEPYFQDEDTPATDDLEEQRQSPENREKIKMSSRCIWCGACMSSCNIAAGDNEYLGPAAINKAYKFAMDDREDEQIKEHRLRILEQEHGVWRCQTQFSCTEVCPKDIPLTEHIQELKREAVKKNLKFW; encoded by the coding sequence ATGAGCACGCAACAAGCCGAACCCGAGAGTCAGGAAGCACCGGAAGACCCGGAGATGAAAGGCGCGGAGTCGCCGGCGGCCGAAGAGCAGAAAGGCGGCGGCATGGTCGACGAACACGCCGAGAAACGAGCGGAACTCGAGGGGGAGACCGTTCACATCAAGGTGTTCCGGTACGACCCCGAGGTCGAGGGGAAACAGGAACCGCGATTCGACGACTTCCACGTCCCCTTCGAGAAGGGGATGACCGTCCTCGACTCGGTCATGTACGCCCGCGACGAGTACGATTCGTCGCTGACCTTCCGACACTCCTGTCGGCAGGCCGTCTGTGGCTCCGACGCGTTCTTCGTCAACGGCAAGCAGCGACTCGGCTGTAAGACCCAGATCTCCGACTTAGAGCAGCCGGTTCGCATCGAGCCGCTGCCCCATCAGGAGGTCGTCAAGGACCTGGTCGTCGACATGGATCACTTCTACGACCAGATGCATACGGTCGAGCCGTACTTCCAGGACGAGGACACGCCCGCGACCGACGACTTGGAAGAGCAGCGCCAGAGCCCGGAAAACCGCGAGAAGATCAAGATGTCATCGCGGTGTATCTGGTGTGGCGCGTGTATGTCCTCGTGTAACATCGCGGCCGGCGACAACGAGTATCTGGGCCCCGCAGCGATCAACAAGGCCTACAAGTTCGCGATGGACGACCGCGAGGACGAGCAGATCAAGGAGCACCGACTCCGCATTCTCGAGCAGGAACACGGCGTCTGGCGGTGCCAGACCCAGTTCTCCTGTACCGAGGTGTGTCCGAAGGACATTCCGCTCACCGAGCACATTCAGGAGCTCAAGCGGGAAGCAGTCAAGAAGAACCTGAAATTCTGGTAA
- a CDS encoding succinate dehydrogenase hydrophobic membrane anchor subunit, whose protein sequence is MAERYSSFTPGGTGWFLQRITAAFLVVVLAFHFFLLHFVNHAYEVTFMGTQARMQNIGYFLTMVLFLVTATFHGVNGVYNALINQGLEGTQKKVVLAVLVLASVGLVAQGTYVALAMRGMI, encoded by the coding sequence ATGGCCGAACGGTACTCTTCCTTTACCCCCGGCGGCACCGGCTGGTTCCTCCAGCGGATCACGGCGGCGTTTCTCGTCGTCGTTCTCGCCTTCCACTTCTTCCTCTTACACTTCGTCAACCACGCGTACGAGGTAACCTTCATGGGCACTCAGGCCCGAATGCAGAACATCGGTTACTTCCTCACGATGGTCCTGTTCCTGGTCACCGCCACGTTCCACGGCGTCAACGGCGTCTACAACGCGCTGATCAACCAGGGCCTCGAGGGGACCCAGAAGAAGGTCGTGCTGGCAGTGCTGGTCCTCGCCAGCGTCGGACTCGTCGCACAGGGCACCTACGTCGCACTCGCGATGCGAGGAATGATCTAA
- the sdhC gene encoding succinate dehydrogenase, cytochrome b556 subunit yields the protein MSQSYNRGLIEDFGRWKEFSAGMWAWIFHKFTGWVLIGYLFTHIAVLSTSIGGAQGETTMVDGEAVNVYTATLQGLEGLFLIRLLEVGLLAVAVFHILNGLRLLMVDLGVGLEAQDKSFYASLVLTGAITVASVPTFLTEVTI from the coding sequence ATGAGTCAGTCTTACAATCGCGGTCTCATCGAGGACTTCGGTCGCTGGAAGGAGTTCTCGGCCGGCATGTGGGCGTGGATTTTCCACAAGTTCACCGGGTGGGTCTTGATCGGCTACCTGTTCACCCACATCGCCGTGCTGAGTACCTCTATCGGTGGCGCACAGGGCGAAACGACGATGGTCGACGGAGAAGCGGTCAACGTCTACACGGCGACGCTGCAGGGGCTCGAGGGCCTGTTTCTCATCCGGCTACTCGAGGTCGGCCTGCTCGCGGTGGCCGTCTTCCACATCCTGAACGGCCTCCGCCTGCTGATGGTCGACCTCGGCGTCGGGCTCGAGGCACAGGACAAGAGTTTCTACGCCTCGCTGGTGTTGACGGGTGCAATCACCGTCGCGAGCGTCCCGACCTTCCTGACGGAGGTGACCATCTGA
- a CDS encoding succinylglutamate desuccinylase/aspartoacylase family protein: MSDDAATEPPDQSAGSEPMTEAFTYNGGRVDPGESANIRYGISETYLGDPVRIPVTVINGEQPGPTVFLSAAAHGDELNGIEVVREVAHDWDHSVLHGTLVCLPVMNVPGFLAQERYLPIYDRDLNRSFPGREGSTSARRMAHQIYTNFIEPCDLGVDFHTSTRGRTNMLHVRANMEQSGVSRLAKAFSSNVIIAGEGPSGTLRREATEAGIPTITVEMGEAHRFQRRLIDRALTGVASVLAEFGLHQESSVHWPGWRTIIDDDNEKTWLRADAGGIVDMKRGRGALVEEGEVICTITNPFKEEEDIVTVEAPFTGLIVGVLENPVVYPGNPLCHLVGLSPDTLTALERERTTESSRSELRQND; encoded by the coding sequence ATGAGCGACGACGCAGCGACCGAACCGCCCGACCAGTCAGCGGGATCCGAACCGATGACCGAGGCGTTCACGTACAACGGCGGCCGAGTCGATCCGGGCGAATCGGCGAACATTCGCTACGGTATCAGCGAAACGTATCTCGGGGATCCGGTCAGGATCCCGGTCACGGTGATCAACGGCGAGCAGCCGGGGCCGACGGTCTTTCTCTCCGCGGCGGCCCACGGCGACGAACTCAACGGGATCGAGGTCGTCCGGGAGGTGGCCCACGACTGGGATCACTCCGTGCTCCACGGGACGCTGGTCTGTCTGCCGGTCATGAACGTCCCCGGCTTCCTCGCACAGGAGCGGTATCTCCCGATCTACGATCGGGACCTGAACCGCTCGTTCCCCGGTCGCGAGGGATCGACCAGCGCCAGGCGGATGGCCCACCAGATCTATACGAATTTTATCGAGCCCTGCGACCTCGGGGTCGACTTCCACACGTCGACGCGCGGGCGAACGAACATGCTTCACGTTCGCGCGAACATGGAGCAGTCGGGCGTCTCTCGACTCGCCAAGGCGTTCAGCTCCAACGTCATCATCGCCGGCGAGGGGCCCTCGGGCACGCTCCGTCGCGAGGCGACCGAAGCCGGGATTCCGACGATCACCGTCGAAATGGGCGAGGCCCACCGGTTCCAGCGGCGACTGATCGACCGCGCGCTCACCGGCGTCGCGAGCGTCCTCGCCGAGTTCGGCCTCCATCAGGAGTCGTCGGTCCACTGGCCCGGGTGGCGAACTATCATCGACGACGACAACGAGAAGACCTGGCTCCGCGCCGACGCGGGCGGTATCGTCGACATGAAACGCGGTCGCGGCGCGCTCGTCGAGGAGGGCGAGGTCATCTGTACAATCACGAACCCGTTCAAGGAAGAGGAGGACATCGTCACCGTCGAGGCCCCCTTCACCGGCCTCATCGTCGGCGTCCTCGAGAACCCCGTGGTCTACCCGGGGAACCCGCTCTGTCACCTCGTCGGGCTCTCGCCGGACACGCTCACCGCCCTCGAGCGCGAGCGAACGACGGAGAGTTCGCGGTCCGAACTCCGACAGAACGACTGA
- a CDS encoding GNAT family N-acetyltransferase, whose protein sequence is MEIRDATRSDADAIRSIARDSLDSTYTSFLEAETIDNAIEQWYGDSLTDELSDDRALFLVVERNGEIVGFSQSELVGQQSKTGRLLWLHVHPNHRGDATGVRLLVRTREELLEMGADQIRCFVLADNEGGNEFYRSHGFEQAGQREVEIGDETFTENVYVECDLEDDGEWGAIDEVEADGETIYVSYGEAARGTRSPFYTAYKSPDRRDQYAWFCGACDSVDNAMDAMGRIECNRCGNRRKATRWDASYL, encoded by the coding sequence ATGGAGATTCGTGACGCTACCCGATCGGACGCCGACGCGATTCGCTCGATCGCCCGCGACTCGCTCGACTCCACGTACACGTCCTTCCTCGAGGCGGAGACGATCGACAATGCGATCGAGCAGTGGTACGGCGACTCGCTTACCGACGAACTCTCGGACGACCGTGCGCTCTTCCTGGTCGTCGAACGCAACGGCGAGATCGTCGGTTTCTCCCAGAGCGAACTGGTCGGCCAGCAGTCGAAGACGGGACGGCTCCTCTGGCTACATGTCCACCCGAACCACCGCGGCGACGCCACGGGCGTGCGACTGCTCGTCCGCACTCGCGAGGAACTCCTCGAGATGGGTGCAGACCAGATCCGCTGTTTCGTCCTCGCGGACAACGAGGGCGGCAACGAGTTCTACCGGAGCCACGGCTTCGAGCAGGCCGGCCAGCGCGAGGTCGAAATCGGCGACGAGACGTTCACCGAGAACGTCTACGTCGAGTGCGATCTCGAGGACGACGGCGAGTGGGGTGCGATCGACGAAGTCGAGGCCGACGGCGAGACGATCTACGTGAGCTACGGCGAGGCCGCCCGCGGGACGCGGTCGCCGTTTTACACGGCCTACAAGAGTCCGGACCGACGCGATCAGTACGCCTGGTTCTGTGGCGCGTGCGATTCGGTCGACAACGCGATGGACGCGATGGGACGGATCGAGTGCAACAGATGCGGTAACCGGCGGAAAGCGACGCGGTGGGACGCCTCGTACCTCTAG